The Campylobacter concisus sequence CTAGAAGAAGAGAGGCGGCTCTTTTATGTAGCAGTAACTAGAGCAAAAGACGAGCTATATCTTAGCTACGCAAAATACGACAAGATAAAGAAGGTGACCTATCAGCCAAGTAGGTTTTTGATAGAGGCTGGCATGGCAAAAGAGGAAGCTTAAAGAGTATTTACTCTTGTGAAGTAAAATTTACCAATTTTTTACAAAGAGAAGTAATGAAAAAATCTAAAATTTTAATAATCCTGCTTATTTTAGGCGTCGGTGGATATTTTATCTATGATAATTTTTTTAAGATAAAAGATGAAAAGGTGGAATTTATCACCAAAAAGGCAAAAAGGGGATCATTTAGCAAAAAGGTCGATGCAACTGGAGAAATTTTCGCTACCGAGCTAATCGACGTGGGAGCTCAGGTGAGCGGTCAGATAAAAAAGCTATACGTTAAGCTTGGAGATCAGGTAAAAAAGGGCGATATGATCGCAAGTATCGATAGCTCGACCCAGCAAAATAGCATAGACAATAAAGAAGCACAGCTTACCATCTACAAAGCTCAACTTGAAAGCGCAAAAGTGGCTCTAAATATCGCTAAAACGCAGTTTGATAGAGAAAATGCACTATTTTCTAAAAATGCCACCTCAAAGCAAGAATTTGAAAGCGCAAAAAACATATATAGTGCAAATAGCGCCAAAATAAAGGAGCTTGAAGCTCAGATAAAACAGACAAATATTGAGCTAAGCACAGCTAAGATAAATTTAGGCTACACAAAGATCACCGCCCCAAGAGATGGCACCGTAGTAAGCGTGCAGGTTGAAGAGGGACAGACTGTAAATGCCAACCAAACTACACCAACTATCGTAAAAATCGCAGATCTTAGCTATGTCAAGATGAAGATGCAAATAGCCGAGGGCGACATCACAAAGATAAAAGTTGGCACGCCAGTTGAATACTCGATCCTCTCTGAGCCAACGAAAAAATTTCAAACAACGGTTAGTTCGATTGACCCTGGCTTAACGACATTAAGCGATGGTAGCTACGGCTCTAGCAGTAGTAGCAAATCCACAAGCTCAAGCACTTCAAGCAACTCAGCTGTTTATTATTACGCGCAAAGCATAGTTGAAAATAAAGATAAAATTTTAAGAATAGGCATGACAACGCAAAATGAACTCTTAATAGCAAACGTAAAGGACGCTATCATCGTGCCAAGCATCGGCATCAAAAGAGATGAAAACGGCACATTTGTCTATATTTTAAAAGACGGCAAAGCAGTAAAAACAGCGGTCAAAACCGGTATAAAAGACAACCTAGATACGCAAATAATTAGTGGCGTAAATGAGGGTGATGAGATCATCACATCACAAGGCTCAGCAAGCGAGATAGCCAAGATGATCGAAAAAGAAAATAAGAAGTTTTAAGTGATAAGTCTAAAAAATATCACAAAAAGCTTTAAGCTTGGCGATAATGAGATAGAAATTCTTCATGGCATAAATTTAGAGATAAAAAAGGGCGAATTTATAGCCATTATCGGTCAGTCTGGCTCTGGTAAATCAACGCTTATGAATATCCTTGGCTGCTTAGATAGCCCAAGTGGCGGGCAGTACCTGCTAGATGGCAAAGATATATCAAAATTTGATAGCGACGCACTTGCTAAGCTTAGGCGAGATAAATTTGGCTTTATCTTTCAAAGATATAACCTTCTTAGCACAATGAATGCTCTTGAAAACGTCACACTTCCTAGCATTTACGCAGGGGCAAATAAGAGCGACCGAGAAAAAAGAGGAATGGAGATTTTAGACTCTCTTAGCCTTAGCGAAAAGGCTAAAAATTTACCAAATAAACTCTCAGGCGGACAGCAGCAAAGGGTCTCCATAGCAAGGGCGCTGATGAATGGTGGCGAGATCATCTTGGCTGATGAGCCAACAGGCGCGCTTGATAGCAAAAGTGGTCTAAGAGTGATGGAAATTTTAGTGAATCTTTACAAAAAAGGTCACACCATCATCATCGTCACGCACGATCCAAAGATCGCCGAGTACGCGAGCCGTGTGATCGAGATAAAAGATGGCAATATCGTAAGTGATAATGTAAGAAATAGTGAAATTTTTGAGGCCAAAAAGCAAACTCAACCAGAAAAGAGCAAATTTACTTATTATAAAGATCAGCTAATTGAAAGTTTTAAAATGTCGGTAAATGCGATGCTAGCTCATAAATTAAG is a genomic window containing:
- a CDS encoding efflux RND transporter periplasmic adaptor subunit yields the protein MKKSKILIILLILGVGGYFIYDNFFKIKDEKVEFITKKAKRGSFSKKVDATGEIFATELIDVGAQVSGQIKKLYVKLGDQVKKGDMIASIDSSTQQNSIDNKEAQLTIYKAQLESAKVALNIAKTQFDRENALFSKNATSKQEFESAKNIYSANSAKIKELEAQIKQTNIELSTAKINLGYTKITAPRDGTVVSVQVEEGQTVNANQTTPTIVKIADLSYVKMKMQIAEGDITKIKVGTPVEYSILSEPTKKFQTTVSSIDPGLTTLSDGSYGSSSSSKSTSSSTSSNSAVYYYAQSIVENKDKILRIGMTTQNELLIANVKDAIIVPSIGIKRDENGTFVYILKDGKAVKTAVKTGIKDNLDTQIISGVNEGDEIITSQGSASEIAKMIEKENKKF